A section of the Chelmon rostratus isolate fCheRos1 chromosome 16, fCheRos1.pri, whole genome shotgun sequence genome encodes:
- the LOC121619140 gene encoding zinc finger and SCAN domain-containing protein 2-like — protein MSKVQTLRAFVKQRLTAAAEEIFEQFERTIAEYEEDVCRQQKLLDAVFKPEVRLHRADVQLLLVSKDEDPPELQDWTSGLDHEDPAELPLIKEEQEELWTSPEGEQLQRLEEADITKFIFTPVPVKNEEDEEKPPSSLLLQGQTEGNRAAEHLKTENVKGEDCGGSEPARNFNPDHLQPAPHDKTSDSSEPETDDSGCNWEASREPQSGLKPLKNNEIPGSDLEGNTGKTSISSSECAANFGHNEHLQKHNEIQTGVKPFSCSVCGKRYPQKNSLTTHMRLHSEGKRFSCSVCKKTFPWRGEVVRHMRSHTGEKPFSCSVCGARFSHRSNLTVHSRVHTGEKPFKCSVCKTSFTRRHHLFVHTRMHSGEKPFNCSVCGKRFGARGHLRRHSTVHTGEKPFSCTVCDKRFTQLCNFKKHKCDGESSRNKSSCRDAC, from the exons ATGTCTAAAGTCCAAACGCTGAGAGCTTTTGTGAAGCAGCGACTAACTGCGGCTGCTGAAGAGatatttgagcagtttgaaagaaCGATAGCAGAGTACGAGGAGGACGTTTGTCGACAACAGAAACTACTGGACGCTGTTTTCAAGCCTGAAGTCCGGTTACACAGAGCAG acgtccagctgctgttggtgagTAAAGACGAGGATCCTCCTGAACTGCAGGACTGGACATCTGGTCTGGACCACGAGGACCCAGCAGAGCTGCCTCTgattaaagaggaacaggaggaactCTGGACCAGtccagagggagagcagcttcAAAGACTGGAGGAGGCTGATATCACCAAGTTCATATTCACTCCTGTCCCTGTGAAAAAcgaagaagatgaagagaaacctCCATCCTCACTGCTTCTTCAGGGTCAGACTGAAGggaacagagctgcagaacatctgaaaacagaaaatgttaaaggagaggactgtggaggaTCAGAACCAGCCAGGAACTTTAATCCAGATCATTTGCAACCAGCTCCTCATGACAAGACTTCAGACTCCTCTGAACCTGAGACTGATGACAGTGGTTGTAATTGGGAGGCGAGCAGGGAACCTCAGTCAGGTTTAAAGCctctgaaaaacaatgaaataccTGGAAGTGATCTGGAAGGTAACACTGGAAAAACATCAATCAGCTCCTCTGAATGTGCTGCAAACTTTGGCCACAACGAgcatctgcagaaacacaacgAGATCCAAACAGGAGTGAAACCAttcagctgctcagtctgtGGTAAAAGATACCCCCAGAAAAACTCTCTAACTACACACATGAGACTTCATTCAGAGGGAAAacgtttcagctgctcagtttgtaaaAAAACTTTTCCATGGAGGGGAGAGGTTGTGAGGCACATGAGAAGCCACACAGGGGAGAAACCCTTCAGTTGCTCTGTCTGTGGTGCAAGATTTTCTCATAGATCAAATTTGACCGTACACTCAAGAGTTCACACAGGAGAAAAACCtttcaaatgttcagtttgtaAAACAAGTTTTACTCGCAGACACCATTTGTTTGTGCACACGAGGATGCATTCTGGCGAGAAACCCTTTAATTGTTCAGTTTGTGGGAAAAGATTTGGAGCAAGGGGACATTTGAGACGACACTCGACTGTTCACACGGGGGAGAAACCCTTCAGTTGTACAGTTTGCGATAAAAGATTCACTCAGCTCTGTAAtttcaaaaaacacaagtgtgatggtgagagcagcagaaataaatcaaGCTGCAGAGATGCTTGTTAA
- the LOC121619146 gene encoding zinc finger protein 436-like, which yields MSKVQTLRAFVKQRLTAAAEEIFEQFERTIAEYEEEVCRQQKLLDAVFKPEVRLHRADVQLLLVRKDEDPPELQDWRSSLDQEDPAELPLIKEEQEELWTSPEGEQLQRLEEADITKFIFTPVPVKSEEDDEENSSLQLHQSQTEVNRESEHLKSESTKNFNPDHLQPAPHDKTSDSSEPETDDSGCDWEASREPQSGLKPLKNSEIPGSDLEGNTGKTSISSSECAANFGHNEHLQKHNEIQTGVKPFSCSVCGKRYPQKNSLTTHMRLHSEGKRFSCSVCKKTFQWRRDVVAHMRSHTGEKPFSCSVCDIRFARKEHLRRHSTVHTGEKPFSCTVCGKKFARKSHLRRHLTVHTGEKPFSCSVCDKRFTQLAYMKKHKCAGESSGSK from the exons ATGTCTAAAGTCCAAACGCTGAGAGCTTTTGTGAAGCAGCGACTAACTGCGGCTGCTGAAGAGatatttgagcagtttgaaagaaCGATAGCAGAGTACGAGGAGGAAGTTTGTCGACAACAGAAACTACTGGACGCTGTTTTCAAGCCTGAAGTCCGGTTACACAGAGCAG acgtccagctgctgttggtgagAAAAGACGAGGATCCTCCTGAGCTGCAGGACTGGAgatccagtctggaccaggaggacccagCAGAGCTCCCTCTgattaaagaggaacaggaggaactCTGGACCAGtccagagggagagcagcttcAAAGACTGGAGGAGGCTGATATCACCAAGTTCATATTCACTCCTGTCcctgtgaagagtgaagaagatgatgaagagaatTCGTCCTTACAGCTTCATCAGAGCCAAACTGAAGTGAACAGAGAGTCAGAACATTTGAAATCAGAATCAACCAAGAACTTTAATCCAGATCATTTACAACCAGCTCCTCATGACAAGACTTCAGACTCCTCTGAACCTGAGACTGATGACAGTGGTTGTGATTGGGAGGCGAGCAGGGAACCTCAGTCAGGTTTAAAGCCtctgaaaaacagtgaaataccTGGAAGTGATCTGGAAGGTAACACTGGAAAAACATCAATCAGCTCCTCTGAATGTGCTGCAAACTTTGGCCACAACGAgcatctgcagaaacacaatgagatccaaacaggagtgaaaccattcagctgctcagtctgtGGTAAAAGATACCCCCAGAAAAACTCTCTAACTACACACATGAGACTTCATTCAGAGGGAAAacgtttcagctgctcagtttgtaaaAAAACTTTTCAGTGGAGAAGAGATGTTGTGGCGCACATGAGAAGCCACACAGGGGAGAAACCCTTCAGTTGCTCTGTCTGTGATATAAGATTTGCTCGAAAGGAACATCTGAGAAGACACTCGACCGTCCACACGGGGGAGAAACCCTTCAGTTGTACAGTTTGTGGTAAAAAATTTGCACGAAAGTCACATCTGAGACGACACTTGACTGTCCACACCGGGGAGAAACCATTCAGTTGCAGCGTTTGTGATAAAAGATTCACTCAACTGGCTTATATGAAAAAGCATAAGTGTGCTGGTGAGAGCAGTGGAAGTAAATGA
- the LOC121619149 gene encoding zinc finger protein 287-like, with protein sequence MMSKVQMLRAFVNQRLTAAAEEIFGLFERTIAEYEEELGRQSRRLQDAAASTEKPAVFPEISAMKQDPPPPPQQQWSPSLDQDPKTPQIKEEREELWTSQEGEQLRGLEEADFTFPLTSVPVKSEDDDEEKAQSSQLHQSQTEENRDAELLKTGADREDCGGSEPARSFNPDHFQPADNKTSLSSETEDRICGLKQSRDPQSGLNTLIHNDMGCNTAKKYFSCSECGKRFGTKDHLQIHMKCHTEGKTFTCPFCGKKFTKRSNLTTHVRVHTGEKPFTCSVCNTSFSLRCTLVNHMRVHTGEKPFICSVCSKKFSKKANLTTHMALHTEEKPFKCSICDKRFTWHSQVKNHKCVDGRR encoded by the exons ATGATGTCCAAAGTCCAAATGTTGAGAGCTTTTGTCAACCAGCGGCTAACCGCGGCTGCCGAGGAGATATTTGGGCTGTTCGAGAGAACGATCGCGGAGTACGAGGAGGAGCTCGGCCGGCagagcaggaggctgcaggaCGCTGCGGCGTCCACAGAAAAACCAGCAG tgtttcctgagATTTCGGCGATGAAACaggatcctcctcctcctcctcagcaacaGTGGAGCCCCAGTCTGGACCAGGACCCAAAGACGCCGCAGATTAAAGAAGAACGTGAGGAGCTCTGGACCAGTCAGGAGGGGGAGCAGCTTCGagggctggaggaggctgatTTCACCTTCCCGTTAACTTCTGTCCCTGTGAAGAGTGAAGACGATGATGAGGAGAAGGCTCAGTCCTCACAGCTTCACCAGAGTCAAACAGAAGAGAACAGAGATGCAGAGCTTTTAAAAACAGGAGCTGACAGAGAGGACTGTGGAGGATCAGAACCGGCCAGGAGCTTTAATCCAGATCATTTCCAACCAGCTGATAATAAAACATCCCTCTCCTCTGAGACTGAAGACAGGATTTGTGGCTTGAAGCAGAGCAGGGACCCTCAGTCAGGTTTAAATACTCTGATACACAATGATATGGGATGTAATACGGCCAAAAAGTATTTTAGCTGCTCTGAGTGTGGTAAAAGATTTGGCACCAAGGACCATCTGCAGATCCATATGAAATGTCATacagaaggaaaaacatttaCGTGCCCGTTTTGTGGTAAAAAGTTTACCAAGCGATCCAATCTGACCACCCACGTAAGAGTTCATACCGGAGAGAAGCCGTTCACCTGCTCAGTTTGCAATACAAGTTTTAGTCTGCGTTGCACATTGGTGAATCACATGAGAGTCCATACGGGGGAGAAACCATTTATCTGCTCAGTTTGTAGTAAAAAATTTTCTAAAAAGGCTAATTTGACCACACACATGGCCCTCCACACCGAGGAGAAGCCATTCAAATGCAGTATTTGTGACAAAAGATTCACCTGGCATTCACAGGTCAAAAACCACAAGTGTGTTGATGGCAGGAGGTGA
- the LOC121619143 gene encoding zinc finger protein 135-like: protein MSKVQTLRAFVKQRLTAAAEEIFEQFERTIAEYEEEVCRQQKLLDAVFKPEVRLHRADVQQLLVSQDEDPSEQQEDPPELPHIKEEQEEPRTSQEGEQLGGLEEFTFSPVPVKSEEDDEEKPQSSQLHQSQTEEDRDEGHLETGADGEDCGGSESDRKFDPDHLQPAPHDKTSDSSEPETDDSCDWEESREPQSGLKPLKNSEIPGSDLEGNSGKTSTQHLQKHDRIQTAAKPLSCSVCGKGYHRKKSFRKHVRLHLDGKSLHCPVCQKAFEWRSDIVRHMRIHTGEKPFSCSVCGVRFVQSSSLTAHFRVHTGEKPFSCSICEERFSLRNNLYEHVRMHNGERPFHCSVCGKRFGTRRNLRRHLAVHSGEKPFSCSVCGKRFALNDILRQHLAVHTGEKPFSCTVCGKKFTRLHTLKKHKCAGESSK from the exons ATGTCTAAAGTCCAAACGCTGAGAGCTTTTGTGAAGCAGCGACTAACTGCGGCTGCTGAAGAGatatttgagcagtttgaaagaaCGATAGCAGAGTACGAGGAGGAAGTTTGTCGACAACAGAAACTACTGGACGCTGTTTTCAAGCCTGAAGTCCGGTTACACAGAGCAG ACGTCCAGCAGCTTTTGGTGAGTCAAGACGAGGATCcctctgagcagcaggaggaccCACCAGAGCTGCCacacattaaagaggaacaggaggaaccCCGGACCAGccaggagggagagcagcttgGAGGGCTGGAGGAGTTCACATTCAGTCCTGTCcctgtgaagagtgaagaagatgatgaagagaaaCCTCAGTCTTCACAACTTCATCAGAGCCAAACGGAAGAGGACAGAGATGAAGGACATTTGGAAACAGGAGCTGATggagaggactgtggaggaTCAGAATCAGACAGGAAGTTTGATCCAGATCATTTACAACCAGCTCCTCATGACAAGACTTCAGACTCCTCTGAACCTGAGACTGATGACAGTTGTGAttgggaggagagcagggaaCCTCAGTCAGGCTTAAAGCCtctgaaaaacagtgaaataccTGGAAGTGATCTGGAAGGTAACTCtggaaaaacatcaacacaacacCTGCAAAAACACGACAGAATCCAAACAGCAGCGAAACCATTGAGTTGCTCGGTTTGTGGTAAAGGATACCATCGGAAGAAATCCTTCAGGAAACACGTGAGACTTCATTTAGATGGAAAAAGTCTCCACTGCCCGGTCTGTCAAAAAGCTTTCGAGTGGAGGAGCGATATTGTGAGGCACATGAGAATCCACACGGGGGAGAAACCCTTCAGCTGTTCTGTCTGTGGCGTAAGATTCGTACAAAGCTCATCTTTGACGGCACACTTCAGAGTTCACACGGGAGAAAAACCTTTCTCATGCTCCATTTGTGAAGAACGTTTCAGTCTCAGAAACAATTTGTACGAACACGTGAGAATGCATAATGGGGAGAGACCGTTTCATTGTTCAGTCTGTGGTAAACGATTTGGAACGAGGAGAAATCTGAGACGACACCTGGCTGTCCACTCAGGGGAGAAACCGTTTAGTTGTTCAGTCTGTGGGAAAAGATTCGCACTGAATGATATTCTGAGACAACACCTGGCTGTCCACACAGGGGAGAAACCGTTCAGTTGCACAGTTTGTGGCAAAAAATTTACTCGACTCCATACTTTGAAGAAACACAAGTGTGCTGGTGAGagcagcaaatga
- the LOC121619144 gene encoding gastrula zinc finger protein XlCGF28.1-like yields MSKVQTLRAFVKQRLTAAAEEIFEQFERTIAEYEEEVCRQQKLLDAVFKPEVRLHRADDQQLLVSQDEWSPSLDQEDPPELPHIKEEQEEPWSSPEGGQLGGLEEFTFSPVPVKSEEDDEEKPQSEKDRDAEYVKTGADGEDCGGSEPDRKFSPDHLQPATHDKTSDSSEPETDDSCSKWEESREPQSGLKPGSDLEGNSGKTSISSSATNFGHMGNLQRRQTVAPFSCLVCGKRYHHRKTFSNHMRLHSKEKTFSCPICKKAFPWRGDIPTHMRIHTREKPFTCPVCGKLFGQKSHLNQHFTVHTGEKRFICSLCGNGFSRQATLIRHSAVHTGEKPFSCTACGKIFALHDNLRRHMTVHTGEKPFSCSVCNKRFTRRQILKKHKCAGEKPQKKMKPQSQSK; encoded by the exons ATGTCTAAAGTCCAAACGCTGAGAGCTTTTGTGAAGCAGCGACTAACTGCGGCTGCTGAAGAGatatttgagcagtttgaaagaaCGATAGCAGAGTACGAGGAGGAAGTTTGTCGACAACAGAAACTACTGGACGCTGTTTTCAAGCCTGAAGTCCGGTTACACAGAGCAG ATGACCAGCAGCTTTTAGTGAGTCAAGACGAGTGGAGTCCcagtctggaccaggaggacccaCCAGAGCTGCCACACAttaaagaggagcaggaggaaccCTGGAGCAGTCCGGAGGGAGGGCAGCTTGGAGGGCTGGAGGAGTTCACATTCAGTCCTGTCcctgtgaagagtgaagaggatgatgaagagaaACCTCAGTCGGAAAAGGACAGAGATGCAGAGTATGTGAAAACAGGAGCTGATggagaggactgtggaggaTCAGAACCAGACAGGAAGTTTAGTCCAGATCATTTACAACCAGCTACTCATGACAAGACTTCAGACTCCTCTGAACCTGAGACTGATGACAGTTGTAGTAagtgggaggagagcagagaacCTCAGTCAGGCTTAAAGCCTGGAAGTGATCTGGAAGGTAACTCTGGAAAAACATCGATCAGCTCCTCTGCTACAAACTTTGGCCACATGGGAAACCTGCAGAGACGACAAACAGTGGCACCGTTTAGTTGCTTGGTGTGTGGTAAAAGATACCACCACAGGAAAACCTTCAGTAATCATATGAGACttcattcaaaagaaaaaacattcagctgCCCAATCTGTAAAAAAGCGTTTCCATGGAGAGGAGACATTCCGACACACATGAGAATCCACACAAGGGAGAAACCCTTCACTTGTCCAGTTTGTGGCAAACTATTTGGACAAAAATCACATCTCAACCAACACTTTACTGTCCACACGGGGGAGAAACGCTTCATTTGTTCACTGTGTGGGAACGGATTTTCACGACAAGCAACTTTGATACGACATTCGGCTGTCCACACGGGAGAGAAACCATTCAGTTGCACAGCTTGTGGGAAAATATTTGCACTGCATGATAATCTGAGACGACACATGACTGTCCACACGGGGGAGAAACCATTCAGTTGCAGTGTTTGTAATAAAAGATTCACTCGGCGTCAGATTCTCAAAAAGCACAAGTGTGCTGGTGAGAAGCcgcaaaagaaaatgaagccgCAGTCACAAAGTAAATAA